The genomic interval ACCGCGATGTGTGACGTGGCTTTCTTGCTGCTCACTTTCTTCATGCTGGCTACTAAATTTAAACCAGACGAGCCGGTAACTGTGGTTACTCCATCCTCCATCAATACCAAACTGCTGCCGGATTCTGATGTGATCATGCTGACAGTTGATAAGGACGGTAGAGTATTCTTCAGTATGGATGGTCAGCCCAAAAGGCAGCAACTGATTCAGGATCTGAATTCGCAGTATAAGCTCGGACTGACTGACAAGGAAATGAACAACTTTATCATCGGCGCCAGCGTTGGTACTGAAATCAAGAACCTGAAATCTTATCTCTCCATGAAACCGGAAGAGCGTAAGAAAGCAGGTCTGGAAGTAGGTATTCCAAGTGACTCAGCCAATAATGAAGTTGCGGTATGGATCGAGTATGCAAGGTCTGCACAGGGTGGAAATCCAAGACTACAGTACTGCGTGAAAGCTGATAACCAAACTCCTTATCCTAAGATTAAGGACATCCTGGATACCTTCAAAGAAAAGAAGATTCAGAAGCTGAACCTGGTTACGAATCTGGAGGCACCACCTCCCGGAACGGCAGCAGCGGAAGCTCGTGATGAACACTAAGCAATTTAAAAGTAAACAGCAGGCGGCGCTGCGGCGCTGAGTTGCTATTGACAACTTTAAAAAAGAGCTACTATGGCAGAAATGGATACCAGCAGTAGTGGCGGTAAAGGCAAACACCAGGGTACGAAATCAAAGAAGCAGTCTACACGCGTAGACATGACTCCGATGGTGGATCTTGGCTTTCTGCTGATCACATTCTTCATGTTGACTACAACCATGAGCAAGCCCAAGACAATGGACCTGATCATGCCGAAGGATACTAAGGATGAAAAAGAGCAGAACAAAGTAAAAGAAAGTACTGCCCTCACTATACTGCTTGGAAAAAAAGACCGGGTATATTATTACGAAGGTTTGGCGCAAGACCCGAATGCATCAGCCAATCCTGATTTTTTCAAGGCGACCACCTTTGCAAATAAAGGGGGAATCAGAGACGTAATTATTAAAAAGCGGGATGAGGTTGCTAAAGCGAGAAATGCAAAAGGCGAACCTGAAGATGTAGTGGTGATCATTAAAGCTGATGATGACGCTACATACAAGGATTTCGTTGACATTCTGGACGAAATGGCTATAAACCGTATTCAACGTTACGCAACGGTTGACATCAGCGATCAGGATAAAACCTGGATCCGTCAGACTGAAGCAGCTAACGGCGGTGGCTCGAAGTAATTGACAACTAACTTTTGCATCCATCCTTAAAATTTAAACAATGGATACCGCTAAAATCTTAAAGTCCGATTTTCTGGATATCCTGTTTGAGAACAGGAATAAAGAATATGGGGCTTATGACCTCAGACGACAGTACGACAAAAGGGTACGCAACTCCGTAATCGGAAGTGCTGCACTGATGTTGCTTGTTATCGCGGGTTATGCAATTAATAACTACATACTCAAGGTTGAAAGTGAGAACCCGAAGAAGCCTGTTATAGAGCAGATTAAGATGGAGGATGTGAAGCTTCCGGACGATCCGAAAACTCCACCTCCGCCTCCACCTCCACCTGCTCCGCCACCTCCGGTAAAACCTTCCGTACAGTTCACTCCTCCTGTAATTAAGAAGGATGAAGAAGTACCAGAAG from Chitinophaga filiformis carries:
- a CDS encoding ExbD/TolR family protein, which produces MAEMDTSSSGGKGKHQGTKSKKQSTRVDMTPMVDLGFLLITFFMLTTTMSKPKTMDLIMPKDTKDEKEQNKVKESTALTILLGKKDRVYYYEGLAQDPNASANPDFFKATTFANKGGIRDVIIKKRDEVAKARNAKGEPEDVVVIIKADDDATYKDFVDILDEMAINRIQRYATVDISDQDKTWIRQTEAANGGGSK
- a CDS encoding ExbD/TolR family protein; the encoded protein is MPKVKMPRKSTLVDMTAMCDVAFLLLTFFMLATKFKPDEPVTVVTPSSINTKLLPDSDVIMLTVDKDGRVFFSMDGQPKRQQLIQDLNSQYKLGLTDKEMNNFIIGASVGTEIKNLKSYLSMKPEERKKAGLEVGIPSDSANNEVAVWIEYARSAQGGNPRLQYCVKADNQTPYPKIKDILDTFKEKKIQKLNLVTNLEAPPPGTAAAEARDEH